agaggccgcgatggtgagaggcccgcgcaccgcgatgaagagtggtccccacgtgccgcaactagagaaagccctcgcacagaaacgaagactcaacacagtcataaataaataaataaataaaagaacgtgaatttctttaaaaaaaaaaaaaaaaaaaaaaaaaaaaaaagaagatagtatTTCCACAAGTCCTTAATATACCGAATGGAAAGCCTGCATTCTGTACAGGAAAGAGCTTCCTAAGGAGCCTGTTAGCCAAAGCAACAGGGGCACCTTGACCTGCTCAGTAGAGCCATGCCTGGCATGCCCACTTGCCCCAGTCCAGGGAGGCCTGGAGCGTCAGTGGGGGCTTTCCCAGGTCCTGCATGACTCTGCTCATTGGCTGCCAGGCCCTTTCAGGGAGGGCAGTTTTCACATGTACATTTGAGAAGGATCTGGGGGGATATGTGTGGCTTTGTCCATCATGTGCCACTGAAGTCATTACGGGCATTGGCTATTGTCACCCTAAGTTAGGAGAGGAGTATTTAGTCCAATCTGTATCCATCACTCTAAGTTTAGGGAAGGTCAGCTCATGAAGAGATTCTGAACTCTTGAAGGGAGTAGATTGAGAAAAGAggtgacacagccctgccctcagtGGAAGCCTAGTCTGATGGATATAAGAGGATGACAGGACATTCCCAGGACAGGGCAAAGATAGCAAAGTAAACACCACTTCCCCTTATCTGGGAGCAGGGTAGAGACTGCAATCATAAAACAGGATATGGCCAGGCCACCTTTCTGAAGAACGGGTGCTGGGTGAGAAAGAGGAtgtgagagggggagagagagagaaagttacAGGCAAGGAAAACAGCCTTGACCAAAGGGCTGAGTCCCGCTGGCAGCTGGGTCTGGAGTCGAGGTTGGGAGCTGCATTGAATTCCAGCATCTGCAGAGCCAAGGAGGTGAGCAAGTTCAGGTGAgtcagggcaggaaggggaggcgCCACAGGCTGCAGGTGGCATCCAGGCAGAAGAAGGGGGGGGTGCCCTGACCACGGGTGTCTGTGGGGCCTGATAGGCAGCAAGTGGGGCCTGTCATCAGTGAAGGAGCTCAGTTCCAAGGTGGAACTGATTCTCCCAAAAACGTTGAAGAAAATCTCTGTGCCCTCAGCTGGGAGGGTCTCCCCTCAGCTTTGGGAGAGCTGTGTGGAGACCCTGCTGGAGGGGTGTCAGGTCAGTGCTCCACGGGGTGCTGCGGTGGGCACTGGGCCCAGTGGGCAGTGGATGTGGCCTGAGCCCCAGGAACTGCAAGCAGGCAGATTGATGGGAAAGGGCACAGAGGGCACACCCTGGTCCAAGGAGGTGGTCTTGAGAATTCTCGCAGCTCATCCTCAGGCCTGGCTCCGGACCCTGCCGAGCTTGTGTTTCAGGTGCTTCCTGTTATTATTAGTATCACTATTACTAAGGAGGATTGTCATCAGTATTAACACATGCACGTGGCTCCCAGGTTTCAGAGGCAAGGCCTGGTTCTGCTACTTTTCTAGTTGCTGCTTCCTGGGCTGCTTGACTCATCCCCCAGATGGTGACCCATCTCCGAATTCAATCCCAAGGCTTCAttctcctcactccctccctgccttggatctcccactgcctcagcctccacccccgcccccacccctgtGTGGTTAGATCTCTGCCTCCAGGCCTGCCCTCCTCTGGGAGATGAAATTACATTGAAGACTAGGGGCTTGGGATCAACCATTTGCAGAGCCCCTACTATATACCAGGCTCTGTAATAAGCACGTCACACAAAATAGCCCTATTActattccattttaaagatgaagaaattaaggcttTGGGAGCTTAATAATAACGAGGAATCTAGGTTTGTCTGAATCCAAAACGGAGGACTTTTCCTTTGCACATGTGGGCATGACTAAATCACAAATATTTAGTACaagttttcttcctccctcttttccttcttttctccccaaGACACCCAGCATGGGCCCACCATCACCTCAAACTCAGCCACTATAAAAATGAGCTCGACAGCTTCACCCCATCCTCCTCTGCTCAATGTCTTGCCTTTGTCAAGGGCTTCAGTCTCCTCCTTAACAGTGTCCCATCCTGCTGTCCTTCTAAAACATAAccggaaaaaataaattaataaaaaaatttaaatttaaaaaaataaatcaaataaaatacacCTGGGAAGGCTGCTGAGGGCAATGGCCACAGAGGAGTGGCAGAAGACTATCTTGCCCTCTCCTCACTGGCAGGCACAAAGACCATGCCCATGCTTTTCCAGATTCTCCAAAGCAGTCACCATCTCCCCGCCTGTACAGTTCCACATCTCTCAACACTCTTTCCCTTTGCCATGTTTTTCCTGATCtaactgcaaggaactgaatggAAACAATTTTGTTTCCATACaccaggaataaatgaaatgattccTCCAGGTGGGCTGGATAGACAAAGAGCGTAAACTCCAGAGACTCACCTGAGGCTCCCTTGGAGCAGAGGCGACAGGGCTAAACCTCCAGACAGGTTGCTGCCTAAGTTGTGATTGGGTAATTAATTCTCAAAACTCCTTTGTTTCCAGTGaagcatggaaaaaaaaaaaaaaaacattaatccCTCCCCAGAGTCACACAGTGTGACTGGGCCTAGAGTCACTGAAATGTAACAGGGCAGCAAGCATAGTTATTCTACTaggaacacagaagaaaaatcacTGGGATTCTATACAGTCATGCTGTTGAGAATTTCGGGTTTAAGAGACGATGACTAGAGAATTACTTCCTAAAACCTAAGCAAGAGGATTAGAGAAGGAACTGAGTCAGGAAGCATGCAGAATGTCCCTTGAGTAGACTTTCCAGGGTTGGATGCCCTGGGAGACCCATTCACGGAAATTCTGTGTATGCCAAGTTAGGTTTCTGATGGTTACCAAGGACATATAAATTATCTGAATAAGTTTTCATCAACCAGAGGAACTAGAATTCAGTTTCCACAAGGCTGGGACACAAAAAGGCAGAACTAGGAAGTGGGATGAAGACAACTGACTTGGTGCTGTCTGTGTCTCTCTGGAAAAACGAGAAAAATCAAGACTGAACTTAAGATTccctctctatttatttatttatttttggctgcgttgggtcttcgctgctgcgcgtaggctttctctagttgcagtgagcgggggctactctttgttgcagtgtgcgggcttctcattgcagtggcttctctcgttgcggagcacggggtctaggcgtgcaggcttcagtagttgtggcatttggtctcagtagttgtggctcgtgggctctagagcgcaggctcagtaattgtggcgtacgggcttagttgctccgcggcatgtgggatccctgaccagggctcgaacccgtgtcccctgcattggtaggcggattcttaaccactgcgccactagggaagccccaagattccCTCTCTTGAAGCAACATTTGTGTACACAGCCTTCTGCCTGCCTGGGGACGTGGTCTGCCTAAGTTTTGCAAGCCAATCAttaaatacagccattattaaaatttaaactataTCAATTTACAATTAAGTGAATTCTACTGAGACACAGGAGATAAGTACTCAAAATTCATCCCTTCCTAATTAGTTTCTATAGTTCATGATTGTCTCAGTTCTTGAGGTTATTTACTTCAGCAGGGATGGTGTGATACTGCACATTTCTCACGACTCCACGCCAGGACATCACACTGGTAGCCTGAAAGCAGCCATGATCGGAGAATTTTCTTCAGGGAAATAGCACATGATACACATCAGGGCTTCCCAGCCCCCTATACCCTCAACCTCGCTCCCAAAGGCACTGGTAAACATTTACCACCAGAAATGTTCTCCTCTAACACTGACAACGTTTCAtgcaggagaaatgaaaaaaggtCAAGGTGTCCCTGAAGCAAAACCTTAGAAGCAGAaacttccctccctcctcacccagAGGTGATGAGTGCAGTGATAATTTATTTAGGGatttgggaacttccctggctTCCCTGTCGAGTCACCCTGCCAAAAGTTGTTTGCAGAGTCTCTCTAAAATCTCTTACTGCACTTTAATGAGCTTTTCTTGCCAGAGCCTCGCTGTTCTCACCCTTCAAAGGAAGGCTAAGTCTGAGCCCAGCTCCCTGGTTGCTAGAATGGGGAAGATGATGTCATTCAACACAACCTGTACAGCTGACTGCCTCTGTCCCTCACCTCCTTGCAGGAAGCTGAGCTGGAGGCTCCTCAGACCGGGAGAGCCCTCCCCAAGTCACCCTATTCAATCCCCTGCCTTAGGGCAAAAGTGTGCCAGGCCCAGCACCCTGCTGAAGCTCTAACTCTCTATTTATGAACAAATCATCCTATAGGTGCTCATAAATGTTTCCAAATAAATGAGGGGATGGGTGGTTCCTGCAGTTCTGTTCCCCTCACTGCTTAATCCCCTTACCCGCTGTATCCCCATCCATCCTCAGtaatccccacctccccaccctcactccaaGACATTTGTTCCTGGCTCCCTCTGTCCCACCATCATCTCTACTTTCTCTTCCCAAGCTCTATCAAGGCAGAACCAGAGATGCCATCACCCTTTTGCAAATACCCAAGCCAACCAGAAGGGTTTCCTAGTTATGTACAACCAAGCAGGGTTTCAGGGCTTCCTCTGTCAACAGACTCTGAGGTCCATCCATACCCCACACTTCACATGGCCACAGGGTAGAAGCAGAAAGAATTAGGAAGCCCAGCTTCTCCTCAAGAGAagaagaggcaaaaagaaaaggaagtgcCTGGGCTCTCAACAGGCAGGTGGCTGGGCAGAGGCAGGTAGAACAGAGTGACCTTCAAGTACTATGCTCTTCAGAAGACCCTCAACCCCTAGACTAGGCATAGGTCCATTTGCGTGCCTATTGCAGTCATCTTGTATGGAGTACAGCCACTTGGTCCACTAGAGGCAGCTGAATTGGAAATGTGATGCTTAGGGCTCCCTAAGAGTAGAACTTGGACCAAGGGATAAAAACTATGTGGGGTCCAAAATTGGGTTGAATAGGAGAAATATGGATATATCTCTGACCGTCAGAGGCCAAATGGACTGCTTTGGGAGGTAGTGAGTTGCCACAGGTATTCAAGAAGAGGTCTTTTGTCAAGAAAATATCTTTTGTCAGGAATGCAGTAGAAGGAATTCAaatgtcagagaaaaaaaagccTGATGTCCTAGAGTCAAACATGCCCGGATCAAAACCTGTTATTACCTTTGTGGCCTTGGTTAAGATAACTaaatcctctgagcctcagtttcttcatctataatgGATACTGCACCTCATAGGATTAAAATAAGGATTAAATTAGACAAAATATGGGAAAGCACCTGGCATTCAGAGGGTGCCCAATAAATGTCAATCCCCCTTCCATTAAAAAAGGGACTAGATTAGATGAATTTGGTCTTTCTACCCCCAGAGTATGACTCTGAAACCCTtcctggttttttgagaagaatgGCATACATCTGGGAGAGATAAGGAAGTCAAGATTTGGTAGGTAagtagagaaggaaggaggatgcTGAGAATGGTCAGGGAATATTCAGAGAGGTCATCCTTGCCGTTaccttgtttcctttcttttgatttctggaataaaagagaaaagtgggATTCTGGATTTAAAATCAAGCTTgaggagtctcagtttccccatctgcataGGGAAGGGATAGGATTAGACagccccttccagctctaaccGTTCCCGATctaaggagggggaggggggaaatggTGCAGAAATGATGCGGGACGACAGGGAGCAacgcccctccccccatccctgagCAGGGCCCACCACCCTGACCCCATGCCCAACCCTCCGAGGAACCAGTCACCTCAGTCTCGAgtcttacattttctttattgtgctaaCACTGCCGCCTCGGAGCTCAGACCTCACACGCACGATTCAGTCCAGACCCCCACCCACCCGGCCCCCGGGGCTCCCTTGGCTGGGAACGCCTGGCCTCCGGCCTCCAGCGCTCTCGGacacttcctcctccctccctctgcccgaGCCTCGTGGCCCCGGGGATGCGGAGAGGGCCGAGAtggcctctcttccctcccccgccccctcccactTTAGGGGCGGAGGCGCAGCCGCCCAACTCAGTTCCCGAGGGAAACTCTTCCAGGCCCCCTGCCGCCGGGCGGCCCCGGGCAGGCGAGGTCGGCGCCGGCCCGAGCGCGTCCCCAGCTGCAGGCAGAGAGCCCGCACCCTCCTCCTGGCCGGGCAGGAGCCCAGTGCCGCGCGCTCACACCAGGAGGCTGTCCTTGCACGGCAGCGGCCCCTCGGCGGCGCAGTCGGCTGGCTCTGCACTCTTGACCTTGACGTAGACCAGGGACCGGTCCGCTTCGCAGTCcagagcggcggcggcggcgctggaCGCCAGGGCCGAGTCCTCGGGGCCTTCGCAGTGAGGAGGAGCGTACTTGAGGCGCAGGGAGCGCCTGACCTTCTGCATCGGGTACCCCAGGATCTGGGTAACGCTGCTGCCGCGCCTCATGGCCTTGCACCCGGGCGCCACGTCGTCCTCTCTGTGGAAAACAACAGGCGCGCGGGTGAGCGGGCTCCTCCGCGGCGCGGCGTGGGTACGGCCTGGGCAGAGCGGGGGGCTCTTGGCAACCCCTCCTCTCCCGCGCCTCCCTCCGCCTCCCCTCGCCTGTCAACCTCAGCCTCGACCTactcttttctctgcctcttcctgggCCAGTGACCCCGCAGCACTCCCGGGGGCACCATCCCCACCCTCCAGACAAGGCTTATCCACACGTGTCCGGACAGCCCACGGTAGGCAGGCAGCCCCATCTAGGCGCCCTCCACTGCCCTTCTGATCTGTTCGCAAGACCACCGGCTCGGATAGAGAGGGCACCTTGGAGATCCAGAAGGAGCTGCTTTCCCTGTCCTTTCCTTAACTAACCTTGACcttgccctctgtctctctctctctctctctcttctcctcaccTGCCTCTTaatcttctccctcttttcctccataCCCAGGGCATTGCAATCATTAGCACTGCTAGtcttgttctatttttatttctagtttgtttcTAATATGTTATTAGcactattatttatattaattaactCTTCTTAAGTAAGCATGTCCAAGAGTTCTCACTGGTGCAATACAGgggaaaagtgagaaaataagtacaggccctgccctgcaggagcttacagtctagacaagacagacagacaggtgcaaagatgggagggagatggagggcAGGGAAGCAGAAGTGAAGACTGGACATGGGAAGGCGGAGAGAGAAAAGCCATACGACGAGTGGCCGGTCAACATGCTGGGGTCCCAGCACTCCATGGTGATGGCAggcagggttggggtgggggtccCAGCCAGCCGGTGGCAGGCAGGGGTGAGAAGGGGCAGGGCGCCAGCCCCCTGCCGCACAGCAGCATGCAGCAGATTTTACCTGATATCATTAGGCAAGTCACAGCAGGCCTTTCTGCGGACCTTGCCACTGTAGCAGAAGGCACCGCGGGGCCCCCTGCGGCAGCCCCGGACGAGCCCCCAGATGCCGAACGTCAGACAGCCCAGCATGAGTAAAGAGCCCAGCACTGCGCCAATGATTATTCCTATGTGCCAGGGTGCTGGGGAGAGAAATAAAGATTAGTCAGGCTTTCTGCAGCCTGGCAGATGGCTGGCTAACCAGGAGTTGCAGGGGCAGGGTGTCTCTGGGAAAGAGGATGGGGGACCCAGGGGATCTCAGGGCCCCTGGACACACAGGGAGGACTATATGGGGAGATGCAAGTTAAAACCCTCATGTTTGCATGTTTCTCCCAGGGCTTCCCAGCTGCCCCTGGCAGAGCTATGCGCTGATGGCAGTGGGAAGGCAGAGCCAGCTGAGGCTCCAAAATACAGCACAAGTTCCTCCAGTCCAACCCTCCCAGCCACAGGGCCTCCAGGGCCACTGTCCCTGCACCCACCTGAGACCTGTACCTCCACCACACATACGCTGTAGCCTACATTGTTGGCCACTGTGCACTGATACAGCCCATCATCCTTGGCGGAGATGTCTATCAACAGCAGCTCACCATGGTTCAGGCCTGAAATTGAAGGAGCATCAGAGGGCTGTGGTGAGGCCGAGGGGCCTGGTCTCTGAGAGCTTCACCCCAGCCTAGACCACTGCAGGGTGGGGCATGGAAAGAGGGAAgggtgtatgcacacacacaggtcCACCCCACTCTCCAGGTGAGTCACCTTCCCCCTGCTGAAACAGAGAGGCAAGGAAGGGGCCCTTTTCCAGCAACAGGAGAGAAACTGTGAATTCACTCGGTGACCTTAGGGGAATATGTCCCCTCCCTGAGCCTTGGTCTCCTCATTTGTACAGCGAGGGCAGGGTTACACCAGAGGAAGTCTAAGGTCTCTTCCAGCTCTGATAGTCTTTGATTGTGAGTACTAGGCAGCTTCTGCCTGTGCCAGAAGCTTTATACACCTCATCCATTTAATCCTTACACGCCCCTGGAAGATAGACATTATCATTCCCTTTTCATATACTGTAGAatgaaacagagaggttaagccacttgCCTGAGTCTTGTAGCCAGTCGTGGTCcagccaggattcaagcccagcTCTATCCCAGACCATTCTCTTTCCAAATTAACGATACTGCTTTCAACTGACTCTCCCCTTTTGCCTCCTCTTCCCTCAATAGCAGCTTCTGGAACAGGCTCAGAGGAGGGGTCTCCCACAGGGGTTTTATGTTTGACTTGGTGCCACTGAtgaaccagggaagccccagcggGACCCAGCGTCCCAATCTTCCCCTCTCCCCGGGTCCCCTCACCTTGACTCATGGAGATGTAGAAGGACTCGTCGTAGGAGGCCTCAGAATGGAAGCTGCCCTGGGACTGATAGGAGCTGGCACGGTAAGGGCGGGTGTACCCACTGATCTTGTCCCACTTGTAGGTGAGAGGCAGGCTGCCCCCAATGACAGAGC
Above is a window of Balaenoptera acutorostrata chromosome 1, mBalAcu1.1, whole genome shotgun sequence DNA encoding:
- the VSIG8 gene encoding V-set and immunoglobulin domain-containing protein 8 produces the protein MGKKRAAKGSQRNLEASFFSHIPWKYFLSATARGMKPWSCSPYPICPACVLALLPAVRITGDNQETLNVAEGDSIKLGCPYILDPEDYGPNGLGIEWMQVNPEPSRQENVFLSYQNKRVNHGGLPSLQQRVRFAAPDPSQYDASINLLNLQLSDTATYECRVKKTTVATRTVIITVQARPAMPRCWYEGHMSYGNNVVLKCSVIGGSLPLTYKWDKISGYTRPYRASSYQSQGSFHSEASYDESFYISMSQGLNHGELLLIDISAKDDGLYQCTVANNVGYSVCVVEVQVSAPWHIGIIIGAVLGSLLMLGCLTFGIWGLVRGCRRGPRGAFCYSGKVRRKACCDLPNDIREDDVAPGCKAMRRGSSVTQILGYPMQKVRRSLRLKYAPPHCEGPEDSALASSAAAAALDCEADRSLVYVKVKSAEPADCAAEGPLPCKDSLLV